Proteins encoded together in one Planctopirus ephydatiae window:
- a CDS encoding pseudouridine synthase has translation MKRSRPPRRTTSLVTSSRNQGSKSASPDQPGEASAGERLQKVLASAGYGSRRACEEYIEMGRVTIDGVVAKELGVRVDLSRQKVAVDGEKLRVEEKRYFLFHKPAGVLCTNSDPAGRTRVIDCFPPNVGRLFTVGRLDDATEGLLIVTNDGDLAERLTHPKFGIPRIYRAVVAGNPSTEAINQLLEGLYFAEGRFRMSSVNRVKSQGSATVLEITMREGQNREIRRLLARVGHKVMKLKRTHFGPIKLGDLERGAHRKLSEEELSKLQDVITGKWKEPAPRKPQRTRDAGKATSAGASTKASSSHAGGAGARSRAGLERAAAALPASGLEPLTIPGSKLKRLGSSKALKSQVLNSPEANPKRREDSRSSGGSRSSEGSAARRTGKGSMAPEARQKPASRTSGGFSQGRPGSRTTARQLATNDNPPVMDDGSTRLKRRVLDGEGSVISSKRLRGAAPRLNFPQNVRGNDAADGDESVNPPPLSLLKSGRRVPRTKDHVIAPRSANKETAAEATPEKVVRKKASAKFPGSRKATTAGRSSTSARNKKSSSSSSRKRSD, from the coding sequence ATGAAACGTTCTCGACCTCCCCGCCGCACAACATCTCTGGTCACTTCTTCACGAAATCAGGGTTCAAAATCAGCCAGTCCGGATCAACCGGGCGAGGCATCTGCGGGCGAACGTCTGCAGAAAGTTCTGGCGAGTGCCGGGTATGGTTCACGCCGAGCCTGCGAAGAATATATCGAAATGGGCCGCGTGACGATTGATGGTGTGGTGGCGAAGGAACTGGGGGTGCGTGTCGATCTTTCCCGCCAGAAGGTCGCGGTCGATGGCGAAAAGCTGCGCGTGGAGGAAAAGCGTTACTTTCTGTTCCACAAGCCAGCCGGTGTGCTATGTACAAATTCTGATCCTGCGGGCCGAACTCGGGTGATCGATTGCTTCCCGCCCAATGTCGGTCGGCTCTTTACGGTGGGCCGGTTGGACGATGCGACCGAAGGTCTGCTGATCGTCACTAATGATGGGGATCTTGCTGAGAGACTCACACATCCCAAGTTTGGCATTCCGCGGATTTATCGTGCTGTGGTGGCAGGTAATCCTTCGACTGAGGCGATCAATCAGCTTCTCGAAGGGTTGTACTTCGCCGAAGGCCGCTTCCGCATGTCGAGTGTGAACCGGGTGAAGTCGCAGGGGTCTGCGACTGTGCTCGAAATTACCATGCGTGAAGGACAGAACCGGGAAATCCGCCGGTTGCTGGCCCGTGTGGGGCATAAGGTGATGAAGCTCAAGCGGACACACTTTGGCCCGATCAAATTGGGTGATCTCGAACGCGGGGCTCATCGCAAACTCTCGGAAGAAGAACTCAGCAAACTGCAGGATGTCATCACCGGCAAGTGGAAGGAACCGGCTCCCCGCAAGCCACAGCGCACACGCGATGCTGGTAAAGCGACTTCAGCGGGAGCATCAACGAAAGCCTCGTCGTCCCATGCAGGAGGTGCAGGTGCCAGATCTCGCGCTGGGCTGGAGCGCGCGGCTGCTGCATTACCAGCGAGCGGGCTGGAACCACTCACCATTCCGGGCTCAAAACTCAAACGCCTGGGAAGCTCAAAAGCGTTGAAATCACAGGTATTAAACTCTCCTGAGGCTAACCCCAAGCGTCGCGAAGATTCCCGCTCGTCCGGTGGATCTCGTTCATCAGAAGGATCAGCAGCGCGTCGTACCGGGAAAGGCTCAATGGCTCCGGAAGCTCGGCAGAAGCCCGCCTCGCGTACGTCGGGAGGTTTTTCCCAGGGACGTCCGGGCAGCAGGACGACCGCTCGCCAGTTGGCCACCAACGATAACCCGCCAGTGATGGACGATGGCAGCACGCGATTGAAACGGCGTGTGCTGGATGGTGAAGGTTCGGTGATTTCCAGCAAAAGGCTCAGAGGGGCAGCACCACGTCTGAACTTCCCCCAGAATGTGCGTGGAAACGACGCTGCTGATGGAGACGAATCGGTCAATCCACCCCCACTGAGTTTGTTGAAGAGTGGCCGACGAGTCCCGCGGACGAAAGATCACGTCATCGCACCTCGATCGGCCAATAAAGAGACCGCTGCTGAAGCGACTCCCGAAAAAGTGGTTCGCAAGAAGGCCTCTGCCAAGTTTCCGGGATCTCGAAAAGCGACAACGGCGGGGCGCTCATCAACCAGCGCTCGAAACAAGAAGTCGTCGAGTTCATCGAGTCGCAAGCGAAGTGATTAG
- a CDS encoding ribose-phosphate diphosphokinase, giving the protein MYDQLCLLSGRAHPKLGHEIASYLGINLGAVELSNFPDGEISCRLYQNVRGADVFLVQPTGPAVNDNLMELLVLIDTCKRASAARVTAVIPYFGYARQDRKDMGRVPITAKLVANLITKAGADRVLTMDLHAAQIQGFFDCPVDHLYAAPILDEYFRSLNLPKSNLVIVSPDEGSIKRSLQHVEHLGGSFAIVDKRRSNAFETRQENLIGGPIAGKTCIIFDDMITTAGSMVGAVKVVAQHEAAEIYVGATHAIMCGQAAQRLVEAPIKEIVVTNSLPLTPEQKLPNLRQVSVAPLLGEAIRRIHRNESVSYLFD; this is encoded by the coding sequence ATGTACGACCAACTCTGCCTGCTCAGTGGCAGAGCTCACCCGAAACTCGGCCACGAAATTGCCAGCTACCTGGGAATCAACCTGGGGGCTGTCGAACTCAGTAACTTTCCGGATGGTGAAATCTCTTGCCGGCTGTACCAGAACGTCCGCGGGGCGGATGTCTTTCTCGTCCAGCCGACGGGGCCCGCAGTCAATGACAATCTCATGGAACTGCTCGTTCTGATTGACACCTGCAAACGGGCGAGTGCTGCCCGTGTGACGGCTGTGATCCCTTATTTTGGCTATGCCCGGCAAGACCGCAAAGATATGGGGCGTGTTCCCATTACGGCCAAACTGGTCGCCAATCTCATCACGAAAGCCGGGGCTGATCGTGTTCTGACCATGGATCTCCATGCGGCTCAGATCCAGGGATTCTTCGACTGCCCGGTCGACCATCTGTATGCCGCACCAATTCTTGATGAATACTTTCGTTCACTGAACTTACCGAAGTCGAATCTGGTGATCGTAAGCCCGGATGAGGGGAGTATCAAGCGGTCTTTGCAGCATGTCGAGCACCTGGGGGGTTCGTTTGCGATTGTTGATAAACGTCGCTCGAATGCCTTTGAAACACGTCAGGAGAACCTGATTGGTGGCCCGATTGCCGGGAAAACCTGCATTATTTTCGACGATATGATCACGACGGCTGGCTCGATGGTTGGTGCCGTGAAAGTTGTTGCCCAGCATGAAGCCGCCGAGATCTATGTGGGAGCCACACATGCCATAATGTGCGGTCAGGCCGCTCAGAGACTGGTCGAAGCACCGATCAAAGAAATTGTCGTTACGAACAGCCTGCCACTGACACCTGAGCAAAAGCTCCCGAATCTGAGGCAGGTTTCCGTCGCACCACTGCTCGGTGA
- a CDS encoding dihydroorotate dehydrogenase electron transfer subunit yields MSAVQQKARVLLHEAIAKNTFRLRLDCVELATKITPGQFFMVKIPGENDPLLGRPFALFDICRDEEGRVAGLEFGYVVVGKMTGRLAQLEAGDEVEIWGPLGNGFPASPGGRLVFVAGGIGQTPFLALAREALGVHSYPQQNPRKVVRPSSVTLCYGARNAEFLAGVEDFKSVSDLKVELATDDGSLGHRGYVTQLLEEHLKAPGEPVTIYACGPEPMLKAVQKLALSYNATCWLSLETPMACGFGACFSCVAKIRETTPSGEESWDYRRTCVEGPVFEARELIFENHP; encoded by the coding sequence ATGTCTGCCGTCCAGCAGAAGGCGCGAGTGCTGCTGCATGAGGCCATAGCGAAAAACACATTTCGCCTGAGGCTCGATTGTGTTGAGTTGGCGACCAAGATCACTCCGGGGCAGTTCTTCATGGTGAAAATCCCGGGAGAGAACGATCCTCTGCTGGGCCGACCCTTTGCCCTGTTTGATATCTGCAGAGATGAAGAAGGACGTGTTGCCGGGCTGGAGTTCGGCTATGTCGTCGTGGGCAAAATGACGGGTCGACTGGCTCAGCTTGAGGCGGGAGATGAAGTGGAAATCTGGGGGCCACTTGGCAACGGCTTTCCGGCATCACCGGGCGGGCGGCTGGTTTTCGTTGCGGGTGGGATTGGGCAAACGCCCTTTCTAGCACTCGCCCGCGAAGCTCTAGGAGTACATAGCTATCCGCAGCAGAATCCGCGAAAAGTGGTTAGGCCCAGTTCTGTCACACTTTGTTACGGAGCGAGGAATGCCGAATTTCTGGCTGGTGTCGAAGACTTCAAAAGTGTTTCCGACCTGAAGGTTGAACTGGCCACCGATGATGGTTCTCTGGGGCACCGTGGCTATGTCACTCAATTACTGGAAGAACATCTCAAGGCTCCCGGTGAGCCCGTGACGATCTATGCCTGCGGGCCAGAGCCAATGCTCAAAGCTGTGCAGAAACTGGCACTGTCGTACAACGCCACCTGCTGGTTATCTTTAGAGACTCCCATGGCGTGCGGCTTTGGGGCCTGCTTCAGTTGTGTCGCCAAAATCCGGGAAACGACTCCTTCGGGTGAGGAAAGCTGGGATTACCGACGCACCTGTGTCGAAGGACCCGTCTTTGAAGCTCGCGAATTGATCTTTGAAAATCACCCTTAA
- the obgE gene encoding GTPase ObgE has protein sequence MFVDQIEITCKGGDGGPGCSSFRREAHVPRGGPDGGDGGRGGHVVIIADENVDSLVHLVGIRHWFASNGNPGTSSLKTGKDGEDLVIRVPMGTILRDSQRGFVLRDLTDHGDTVIVAKGGEGGYGNTRFMSSTNRAPREFGPGEPGEKRELLLELKVVADVGLIGKPNAGKSTLLSRMTRATPEIANYPFTTKHPNLGIVRVGYERQFVMADIPGLIEGAHAGVGLGHEFLRHVERTRVLVHLVEPNPDDQTDPIENYLQIREELRLYDDDLAQRPEIVVISKSELLDADAAKELLEERIGKPVLQISAMTGKGLPVLTKQIIEILDRLKQAEEDAEAEAAYLARKTSSEAQAPIAPSAVDSSAENAE, from the coding sequence ATGTTCGTTGATCAAATTGAAATTACCTGCAAAGGGGGCGATGGTGGCCCCGGATGTTCCAGCTTCCGGCGGGAAGCGCACGTCCCTCGAGGCGGCCCCGATGGTGGTGATGGTGGTCGCGGCGGGCACGTCGTCATTATCGCCGACGAAAATGTCGACAGCCTCGTGCACCTGGTCGGGATTCGTCATTGGTTTGCCAGCAATGGTAATCCCGGGACCAGTTCACTCAAGACTGGTAAAGATGGCGAAGATCTCGTGATCCGTGTGCCGATGGGAACCATTCTGCGTGATTCTCAGCGCGGCTTCGTCCTGCGTGATCTGACAGATCATGGTGATACCGTGATCGTCGCCAAAGGGGGCGAAGGGGGCTATGGAAACACGCGTTTCATGTCATCGACGAACCGCGCCCCGCGCGAATTCGGGCCGGGCGAACCTGGTGAAAAACGTGAGCTGCTGCTGGAATTGAAAGTTGTTGCCGATGTGGGGCTGATTGGAAAGCCAAACGCCGGTAAATCAACGCTTCTCTCGCGGATGACACGGGCGACTCCCGAAATCGCTAACTACCCGTTCACAACGAAACACCCGAATCTTGGGATTGTGCGCGTCGGTTACGAGCGGCAATTCGTGATGGCTGATATCCCCGGGTTGATTGAAGGAGCCCATGCGGGAGTGGGGCTTGGTCACGAATTCTTAAGGCACGTCGAGCGGACTCGCGTGCTCGTACATCTCGTGGAACCCAATCCGGATGACCAGACGGACCCGATCGAAAACTATCTGCAGATCCGCGAAGAGTTGCGGCTGTATGATGACGATCTGGCTCAGCGACCTGAAATTGTCGTCATCAGCAAGTCAGAACTGCTGGATGCCGATGCTGCTAAAGAGTTACTGGAAGAGCGGATTGGCAAACCCGTCCTGCAGATTTCGGCGATGACGGGTAAAGGACTTCCCGTACTGACCAAGCAGATCATCGAGATTCTTGATCGCCTTAAACAGGCGGAAGAAGACGCTGAGGCGGAAGCGGCTTATCTGGCGAGGAAAACATCGTCTGAAGCGCAGGCTCCCATCGCGCCATCTGCTGTCGATTCATCTGCAGAAAATGCAGAGTAA